From one Pontibacillus sp. HMF3514 genomic stretch:
- the purF gene encoding amidophosphoribosyltransferase yields the protein MPTEIKGLNEECGVFAVWGHEDAAQLTYYGLHSLQHRGQEGAGIVVTDGEQLKVEKGLGLMTDVFDAQRFERLNGHGAIGHVRYATQGGGGYENVQPLVFRSQQNSLALAHNGNLVNAHALKRQLEAQGSILQTTSDTEVVAHLIRRSGSLPINEGIKQALTMLKGAYAFVMMTEDQLFVALDPRGLRPLSLGKMGDSYVVSSETCAFDVVGADYVREIEPGEMVVIDDNGIHSERFASPIQRTLCSMEYVYFSRPDSNLDGVNVHSARKRMGKKLAIESPIEADVVTGVPDSSISAAIGYAEYSGIPYELGLIKNRYVARTFIQPSQELREQGVKMKLSAVRGIVEGKRVVMVDDSIVRGTTSRRIVTMLKEAGAKEVHVRIGAPPIQNPCYYGIDTSEKEELIAGKHNVEEIRDMIGADSLAFLSVEGLQQAIGKREESLMHGHCQACFTGSYPTEIFPETVHPYEKA from the coding sequence GTGCCAACTGAAATCAAAGGGTTAAATGAAGAATGTGGCGTTTTTGCTGTATGGGGACATGAGGATGCTGCACAACTCACTTATTATGGTTTACACAGTCTTCAGCACCGTGGGCAAGAAGGTGCTGGAATCGTCGTAACAGATGGGGAACAATTGAAAGTTGAAAAAGGCCTTGGCTTGATGACAGACGTATTTGATGCGCAGCGATTTGAACGACTGAATGGTCATGGAGCAATCGGGCATGTACGCTATGCCACACAAGGTGGGGGAGGATATGAAAATGTGCAGCCCCTTGTATTTCGCTCTCAACAAAATAGCCTTGCCTTAGCTCATAATGGGAATCTTGTAAATGCTCATGCGCTCAAACGTCAACTTGAGGCGCAGGGAAGTATTTTACAAACGACCTCAGATACAGAAGTTGTTGCACACCTTATTCGTCGAAGTGGATCCCTTCCTATTAATGAAGGTATAAAGCAGGCACTAACGATGCTGAAAGGTGCCTATGCGTTTGTCATGATGACGGAGGATCAATTGTTTGTGGCACTTGATCCTCGAGGGTTGCGCCCGTTATCACTTGGGAAAATGGGAGATTCCTATGTTGTTTCTTCTGAGACATGTGCCTTTGACGTAGTTGGTGCAGATTATGTTCGGGAGATTGAACCAGGAGAGATGGTTGTCATTGATGATAACGGCATTCATTCTGAGCGATTTGCTTCCCCTATTCAACGGACGTTGTGCTCGATGGAATATGTGTATTTTTCTCGTCCTGATAGCAATCTTGATGGGGTTAATGTTCATTCGGCTCGTAAGCGAATGGGGAAAAAATTAGCTATAGAATCTCCGATTGAAGCAGATGTTGTAACAGGTGTACCAGACTCTAGTATTTCAGCTGCCATTGGGTATGCGGAGTACTCAGGTATCCCTTATGAGCTTGGTTTAATCAAAAATCGTTATGTTGCACGTACCTTTATTCAACCTTCTCAAGAATTAAGAGAGCAAGGTGTCAAAATGAAGCTTTCAGCTGTCCGAGGAATCGTGGAAGGAAAACGTGTCGTGATGGTGGATGATTCTATTGTGCGCGGTACAACAAGTAGACGAATTGTAACAATGCTGAAAGAAGCAGGTGCAAAAGAAGTGCATGTACGAATCGGTGCACCTCCCATTCAAAATCCATGCTATTACGGAATAGATACTTCAGAAAAAGAGGAACTTATTGCTGGTAAGCACAATGTGGAAGAAATACGAGACATGATTGGTGCAGATAGCTTGGCCTTTTTATCTGTTGAGGGCTTGCAACAGGCGATCGGAAAACGGGAAGAAAGCCTGATGCATGGACATTGCCAGGCATGTTTTACCGGATCTTATCCAACTGAAATCTTCCCGGAAACAGTCCATCCATATGAAAAAGCGTAG
- the purM gene encoding phosphoribosylformylglycinamidine cyclo-ligase, whose amino-acid sequence MRESYKQAGVDVEAGYKAVEGMKKHIERTKRPEVMGEIGRFGGMFDLSFLTYDEPVLISGTDGVGTKLKIAFDTNRHDTIGIDAVAMCVNDIIAQGADPLFFLDYISCGKNDPKQIEDIVKGISEGCVQSGCALIGGETAEMPGMYPEGEYDLAGFVVGIAEKQNIITGEDIEPGDVLIGIGSSGIHSNGYSLVRKVIHDKEMELNQDYGIFDQSLAEVLLTPTKIYAEAIKALKKEVYVKGISHITGGGFDENIPRMLPSSYGAIIEKGAWEVPKIFSFLQRLGALNEPDMYSVFNMGIGMVVAVSPDDVDNALKELHASGEKAWSIGQVTYSSGVRYR is encoded by the coding sequence GTGAGAGAGTCATACAAACAAGCTGGAGTAGATGTAGAAGCAGGGTACAAAGCTGTTGAAGGTATGAAAAAACATATCGAGCGTACGAAACGACCAGAAGTTATGGGGGAGATCGGTCGATTTGGAGGTATGTTTGATCTATCTTTCCTAACATATGATGAACCTGTTCTTATATCAGGTACAGATGGTGTAGGTACGAAGCTGAAAATTGCTTTTGACACAAATCGACATGACACCATCGGGATTGATGCCGTAGCGATGTGTGTGAATGATATCATCGCTCAAGGTGCAGACCCACTCTTTTTCCTTGATTATATCTCCTGTGGGAAGAATGATCCTAAGCAAATAGAAGACATCGTAAAAGGTATTTCGGAGGGGTGTGTTCAATCTGGCTGTGCACTTATTGGAGGTGAAACAGCAGAAATGCCTGGCATGTATCCTGAAGGAGAATATGACCTTGCTGGCTTTGTGGTAGGCATTGCTGAAAAACAAAATATCATTACGGGTGAAGATATTGAACCTGGTGATGTCTTGATAGGAATTGGATCAAGCGGTATTCATTCCAACGGGTACTCCCTTGTTAGAAAAGTGATTCATGACAAAGAAATGGAACTTAATCAAGACTATGGCATTTTTGATCAATCACTGGCTGAAGTGCTTCTCACCCCTACAAAAATCTATGCGGAAGCCATTAAAGCTTTGAAAAAAGAAGTGTATGTGAAAGGGATATCCCATATAACAGGTGGAGGGTTTGATGAAAATATACCGCGCATGCTTCCGTCTTCTTACGGGGCAATAATTGAAAAAGGAGCCTGGGAAGTTCCGAAAATATTTTCATTTTTGCAACGTTTGGGTGCGTTGAATGAACCGGATATGTACAGTGTATTTAATATGGGAATCGGCATGGTTGTGGCGGTTTCACCTGATGATGTGGATAATGCGTTAAAAGAGTTACATGCGTCGGGAGAAAAAGCATGGTCCATCGGTCAAGTAACATATAGCTCGGGGGTTCGTTACCGATGA
- the purN gene encoding phosphoribosylglycinamide formyltransferase, translating to MKQNISIFASGSGSNFDRIALKALGGELPCDVKLLVCDKPDAPVIQKAETLGIETLVFQPKTFSNKQAYEKMIVQRLEALEVDWLILAGYMRLLGETMLEAYQGKILNTHPSLLPSFPGKDAVGQALDAKVKKTGVTVHFVDEGMDTGPIIQQESVEVTPYDDRESLQRKIQKIEHELYPIVIHRCLEGEIKPCHKRNVHS from the coding sequence ATGAAACAAAATATCTCAATTTTTGCCTCAGGTAGTGGATCTAATTTTGATAGGATTGCTCTAAAAGCTTTAGGAGGGGAATTACCTTGTGATGTAAAGCTGTTAGTATGCGATAAACCTGATGCTCCAGTTATCCAAAAAGCGGAAACGCTCGGTATAGAGACTCTAGTTTTTCAGCCAAAAACCTTTTCGAATAAGCAAGCTTATGAAAAAATGATTGTACAACGATTAGAAGCTCTAGAAGTGGATTGGCTGATTTTAGCAGGCTATATGCGATTGTTAGGTGAAACGATGCTTGAGGCTTATCAAGGGAAGATTTTAAACACTCACCCATCTTTGCTTCCTTCATTTCCAGGTAAGGATGCTGTTGGGCAAGCGCTTGATGCAAAAGTAAAGAAGACTGGTGTAACCGTTCATTTTGTTGATGAGGGAATGGATACTGGACCGATTATTCAGCAGGAATCTGTTGAAGTCACGCCATATGATGATCGAGAATCCTTGCAACGTAAAATACAAAAAATCGAGCACGAGTTATATCCAATCGTTATTCATAGATGTTTAGAAGGAGAGATTAAACCATGCCACAAACGAAACGTGCACTCTTAA